The following are encoded in a window of Chionomys nivalis chromosome X, mChiNiv1.1, whole genome shotgun sequence genomic DNA:
- the LOC130868407 gene encoding hemogen-like, with translation MDLGKEQSYMKHFQTPDSHAKETHAPDVIGSWCLRNREQLKKRKDEAQKKLMVQWHLGEQKKNKRRRSRKVNQRGQKRQQDLEEKPKALLQIEEETQVASAQKETQNSGMEALTYLGSSPKNVSEEYYLETHQESLTCGEDLACYQDISVWNDFSETDQYLTGDLYPKLCQEIAELQEHSSIVCDMTEPEALSLKTCEETMFPKTPTCNISEDTTESPQCSASKSDVLEDSPNNTCQKSQGPDKFIFEPDSETTMTEGFFTHLEEIAMSKDVSPKAQESVGPQYLSHEIYKEITAHYGLIQGTSLTKEHSFETCQDICVAEKYSYEAYHKLPGNEDHSAETCKNID, from the coding sequence ATGGACTTGGGGAAGGAGCAATCTTATATGAAGCACTTCCAGACACCTGACAGCCATGCAAAAGAGACCCATGCTCCAGATGTCATTGGATCTTGGTGTTTACGAAATAGAGAAcaactcaagaaaagaaaagatgaagccCAAAAGAAGCTAATGGTACAATGGCACCTtggagaacagaagaaaaataaaaggcgGAGATCAAGGAAAGTAAATCAAAGAGGTCAAAAGAGACAACAAGATTTAGAAGAAAAGCCTAAGGCTCTATTACAAATAGAAGAGGAAACCCAGGTGGCGTCTGCCCAGAAAGAAACCCAGAACTCTGGAATGGAAGCCCTTACATATTTAGGCTCTTCTCCAAAAAATGTGTCTGAAGAATATTATTTAGAAACACACCAAGAAAGCCTTACCTGTGGGGAGGATTTGGCTTGCTACCAGGATATATCAGTATGGAATGACTTTTCTGAAACAGATCAATATTTGACTGGAGACCTCTATCCTAAATTGTGCCAAGAAATAGCTGAACTTCAAGAACATTCTTCAATAGTATGTGATATGACTGAACCTGAAGCCCTCTCTCTTAAAACATGTGAAGAGACAATGTTTCCCAAAACTCCAACCTGTAACATATCTGAAGATACAACTGAAAGTCCTCAGTGTTCAGCATCTAAATCAGATGTGCTTGAAGACTCTCCTAACAACACATGCCAAAAATCACAAGGACCAGACAAATTCATTTTTGAACCAGATTCAGAAACAACTATGACTGAAGGCTTCTTCACCCATCTTGAAGAAATAGCCATGTCTAAAGATGTTTCCCCCAAAGCACAAGAATCAGTTGGACCACAATATCTTTCAcatgaaatatacaaagaaattacTGCACATTATGGACTCATCCAAGGAACATCTCTCACTAAAGAACATTCATTTGAAACATGTCAAGACATTTGTGTAGCTGAGAAATATTCATATGAAGCCTATCATAAATTGCCTGGGAATGAAGACCACTCTGCTGAAACATGTAAGAACATTGACTGA